The region CCACGTTAAAGAACAGCAACTTTTgcaaaaaatactgaaaatttAGGTCACCTTAAGTTACTTGTAAAGGTTTGAATGCCTTTCAGGctcgtcctgaaatttcacctaaaagccaaatatccccaaaaaatgttagtAGTGTATATATGGAGTgttcacaaatacaaacaaacaaaataactatAGGCCTACATacagttaaaatgaataaactATGACTACTTTCTTGATTCagcaattgacttttttttttccataaaattaGGGATTGTCTTCCATTTGACAATCTCAGTTCCTTTGGTATAGGCCTTAAGGCACCCTAAGACACTCTGCGGATGAGGTGGCTTCTGTCCtcattgacattttcaacacctCTGCCACATGCCACCCTGTTTAAATCCTCCACCATTGTCCCAGTCCCTAAGAAGCCACAAATTACagtttgtatgtgggtgattaggtgtatgtgcgtgcgtgcgtgtgctgaAGAGGTtaaattttattcctcttttgcgtgttccaaaaatatgaagacagatttttaatgtaagaaaaaacacctttgcaaaaatgatttatttattaaaaacagagatctccggacattGGGGCCGACCCTGAAACATCACGTAGGAGGgtgaattttcagagtgcccattgtgccccctcccttgcggaagaggcttcttatagtatcgagcttggaaagtgaaacgcctttttaaaacacgttttacaacagatttgcagctgtgccggtctccagacaaaatatacttcttCGGGTACTTTTCTCACAACAACATCTCATAAACAAATTGAATCAGATTTaaagtggccgtgagcgatgatgCCAGCAGAGtcagtgtgtgcgtgggtgtgtgtgtgttcgaagcagattctgttctcaaggaccaaatgtgttttcgcacagaacactgagaaggaatttttttagaccaaacaatttaccagcttaggttaaggtcaaattatactgagttcaacactatttcacctactttacacatctataagacatttcaacatggttaatatatgaaataaagaattaaaatgttaataatgtctaacagtgcgtgcgtgcgtgcgagtgagtgtgtattcattagttcacctaaaacctattgaaaaaaaaatcccatactgttcacctaaaccgaacacttccagccagagtcgtgaggccgtcaggaaacccaaggaaggaccaaagaaaagaaaggaaagtgaaatccagcaccgaccagacaccacctaccaggccaccaaccagagtccttcaccaaccccagagacatctaaatttcaacaaatcagggagacctcaagagaccaaaggagagactgaggaaaggaaggaaggacagacgaagcagagtgagatccacagacaccagcctccatcgattcaatgacctgaggaagattgtgtctgagtttcgatagatgctggtgtggtcgatctggcatgcatgaaaatctccaccaaagaggggagccgtcgacccccgccaggacagagcaagcgcaacacctcagggccccccaggccgcggcagcgccaaaggacgacccccgggccccgcaggggccaccggccggagagcaaacccaggagcaggagcgccccccaaccccaacgcggcccgcgcccccaacccaatgcagcaggatggggcactgcaggcccatcaggaaccccaccggcccacagcccccgctcccgtTGTGAGTGACAGACAGTGTATGTTGAATGCGCTGGGATTGTGGAAGCAGCATTAATAAAAGTTCCCTGTGAGTGGGATAACACACAACCGGCCAGTTTGTTTGTCAGTACAGTCATTCAGAGACAGAGCCAACTGtaatgtttgggttctgtttttccttgtgtgtctcctttgatcttgttaagtgtaatccaatggcatgggtgtgacaatgactcgacgcagacagaggggagacaggagactaaatacacacacactaacgccacaacaaaacacacctggggcaagacacaagtggctgagggcactgattggttgacacgaggaagggcaggattacacttaacaagaccaagggagacacacaaggaacaacagaacccaaacatgacaccaACTGAAACACCCAACTCCCTTGATAGGTGAATCACAGAATTGCATCCTAACTGGTCCCCAGCCAATCTCAACCCTTGTTTCACTTCTTGCCCAAATTCCCAGCCTCCCATTGTCAAACTCTGTTGTCAAGCCACTTCATTAAAGTAGTCGCAGTGATGTCCATTTCTGTTGTGGTGATTTGTAATTGTGTTGTGGCTATTTGCAGTTATGCGCTTGCTTTTGTTCTCTCCATTGCACTTTGTTGGCTACCATATGGTGTCCTCTTCAGAAGCTCTTCACCTATTCCCAGACTGCCCATTGTGAATCCTCATCTCTGAAAAGCGTTCTCCTCAAGTATCTGTTTTGTACACTCTTGTTGGACTGCAGTAAATTCGAATTTTGTTTGAGATCACGTCTGACACGATTCAAGTGGGGAACCTGAAAGCCTAGTTTTCTACTTGAGTGTGTTTGAAATTCCCATGGTGGCATTGTCTACATTACTGTTTATCACGTTTCTTTGAGGTTCATTACTAACTTTAGAATGTCCACTCACCACTGTGAATTCTTGAGTAGGATAGCCAGCTCGAGCCACTCGAAAGGCCAGTCACTTCACTggtatacttttattttatcttattttttatttactatgtAAAGGAAACTATTGGGATTATTAccttcatatacagtatttgtgccATAATTACTCTGAACAATGCTGAATCCTAATGCTCGAACAGAGTTtggtaaaactttttttttttttaatcagctccTCTTTTATGTTATGCATGGAATATGCTGTTGAAAAGTTGCAAGGTAACTGATTTTCTTGAAACACTTTTTAATCCAAACTAAGAGTTTTTGAGAAAAATTCCACAATATGCACTTGTTTTTCTTAATGTCTTTGTAAAATTCTGTGTTCAATATGTAACTCCATGTTTCTGTTTGTTGAAAAAGAGGGTTTTAATCTCAACAGGATAtttcctaaaaaatatatatattttttttaaattaaaaaaaatacatttactttgCTATAATATAAATCCAATTCAAAAAatgttgggacactatacaaattgtgaataaaaactgtttcagtattttgttcagaatagaacatagaggacaggtcaaaagtttaaaatgagaaaatgtataattttaagggaaaaatatattgattgtaaatttcacggtgccaacaaatcaaaaagttgggacaggtagcaataagaggctggaaaagtcaattgcacttataaaaaaaaaacagctgggagaccagttaccactaatgaggtccattggcaacttgattggagtataaaaagagcttctcggagtggcagtgtctctcagaagccaagatgggtagagaatcaccaattcctccaatgttgcacaGAAACATAGTGGataaatatcagaaaggtgtttactagtgaaaaattgcaaaaaggttgaagtaatcatcatccaAAGATTGAGAGAATCTGGAAAAAtttctgtgtgtaagggtcaaggccgaaaaatcatactggatgcccatgatctttgggcccttaaacggcactgcacctcaggaatgcttactgtgagggaaatcacagaaagggctcagcaatacttccagaaaacattgtgggtgaacacaatccaccgtgccagccgccgttgccagatgaaacgccacagtacaaagaagaagccattttttaAAGCAGACCATGAAGCGCAGgtgtttctctgggccaggggtcatttaaaatggagtgtggcaaagtggaaaccggTTTTGTGATCAGAGGAATCACGATtccaagttctttgtggaaaactggggcgcaaTATCAtgctgactaaagaggacaaggacaacctaagttgttatcagcactcagtttataagcctgcatctgtgacaCTGAAGAACTTTCAGAACAACAACGGTCGCAACATTTTGATGTCTTAGAATCGTAGTGTACTCTCTGATTATTGTGAGAAATGTGGCCGAAGCTCACTAAACTTGTGCGCTGTGTGTGGGGATTGGTGGCTAGCTTCATGAGTGGCTAGGTTTGCAGATCCGTCTAATGCAGTAAGCCGTCCTCCCACCCCATGGGGAAGGCCGGCTTTCGTTTGCAGGTGAATGTGGGCCGGTGTTTGGTCATATCCTCTTCTGTGTCACTTGCCGGATGATTGCTTCTATTTGTAGAAACAGACCTCAGAGTGAGCATTtctcttgttgttgttgctcattTAGATTGCCATTCACATTTACATGTGACACACTGAAACATtgccaaacaaaaacatcccGTGCCCCTTGCCACCACATTGACATCACTGAGCAATCAAGTACTGTAAGTGGCTAGTTATCAactaatgtttttgtgtgtgttaagcAGAACTCTTTTTACTTACGTTTTACATCAAGTCACCACTGGATTATTTACACAAAAGCAAGCATCCATAgagattatatcacattgacaCTCGTTAAATCAGCATCTTATCACCGATCTACAAAATTGCACCTGTCAGTTGATAAACTGGTTCGGTGCAAAACATCACCAAACATAAATATCCCCATCCTTACCTCGAAAACGTAGTTGAACATGATTATAACTTTAATATTAGAAACCAATGCTACATGTTGGTGAGCAAATGTATGCCATGCCAACACTACAGCTGTGCTTACTTTTTGGCTTGACATGACAGTGCTTCAGCCACCACTTCAAATTGGTTATTTTTATCTTGCCAACCTACCATCCAAGTCACTGGCTGAGTAACGTATGTGCCAGTGGTTCTAACTTTAATTACAAACATGTGACTAAAGTAGGAGCCAAATACATTTGTCGGTTCTGAAAGACCAGAAAAACATATCAGTTGGGCGGGGACTTACACTTCTGACCACTTTTTGAGGGCTCTCTATTCATCTTTAGTCTTGAGTATTTCTCAATTGTAAGTGGCATAATATATTGAATAGAATGTGGAAAAGAGGGACTGCTGTGCAAATTATTCTACAGGTTGcctccttttattattattaattattattattatcatcacctGAACTGCACTGGCAGCACATGGGCGAGAGGACAGCCACGTCCCATTGATCGCATTGCATTGTGGGACTAGTAGTATCATCACGCCGAAACGTTACTAGCTAGTTAGACATAAAAATAAGATCAAAATAGTCAATAGCATAAGTGAATCACCATTTGGGTGCTTTTCATGGACACAAGAAGACGTTTAAAGTCCAAATTTAGGGGAGCTTTCGCTCAGTGACAGGTTTATGAGAAGTTACTAACAAGTCACGTGACTTGTCTGACACCTCCCAGTTGTGTTCCGCATACGTAACATCCTGAAGTTACACGCCCTGAGGCTACATAAACAAACGGTACTATGGGTTAATGAGCCCGACTAGAAGTTTTCAGTTATACCCCTGCTCCAGTTGTGCAAACATCCACGGTACGTTAACAGACTAACACGAACTTGTTCGTTCTAACGTCTCTCTGTATTGTTTTTGCGTTTTCAGGCTTCGAATTTGTGTGTGCAAAGCGTGTTTCCTTACAGTACGAGCGGAGATACTGTAAAATATGCTCGTTGTCGGGATGTTCATGTAATGTAGACGTATAGTGCTAGCGTAATATCAATTAAGAGTAGTCATATTAACGCCGTTTGTCTCTTGTTTTTATCACCTCTTTTCATAGTAATTGAGTCTTTGTTCATTATTAGTTCTAACTTGTGTCCGTTGTTCTTCTTTTCATCCATGTTTTAGACCAGTCTATCACTTAAAAATGAATTTCTTCCTGGAAACCATACAAGTCATCCTGTTGTCCATATGGTACAGTGTGGAGTCTTTCATTTACTGCTTTATACCCAAGAAGAGAAAGAACATATCTGGTGAGGTAGTTCTAATCACTGGGGCAGGCAGTGGAATTGGTCGTCTTATGGCCCAGGAGTTTGCAGCTCACAGTACTACTGTGGTGCTGTGGGACATTAACCAGGAAGGCATGAAGGAAACTGCCAGATTGGCCAAGCAGAATGGAGCCATTCGAGTTCACTACTATCTTTGTGACTGTAGTGACAAAAATGAGGTTTACAGAGTGGCGGACCAGGTAAGGATTTCAGCAtgcacttcattttatttatttatttttaaaaaaattttttttagtagcaGTTGATTACACAAAGTCCTgactaaaaataatgaaaaagaaaCATGGGCTTGTAATATCTTGATGTATCAAATAATATTCCATTCTAATATGAAGGGAAATTCTGTAACTGTGGTGTGAATTTGCATTAAGCATAAAAGATTATGTAAATTGACAAATTTGTTTCTGTGGGCAAGGCCTGAGAGCTATTTTTGCAGTGAGACACAACAACCTCGCAATGTTGTAAAGACACACAGTTGAGTAACTAGACCTGTGTATCCCctcaaaagtggggggaaaaaaaagtggtcctATTAACAAAACACTTTAGCCATATCAACAACCTCTTCTAAACAATTGCTTTGTCTTTAAAATACACTGTGCGTCCACTGGTACCTTTGGCAAGCTGCATGTTATTTCCAGGCTGTCACGACTCTCACGAGCCACATAAAATGACATGGCTGATCAAATATGACCGACAGACCTTGAGTTTGGCTCATGGGTAGTAGAAGTACAGGTACAATGCCTAAAGGGCAAAGCTGGACACACTGCTGTCAACTTCTGGTCATCAGAGAATTGTCAGACAcataaaagaatagaaaaagctgaatgttttcagttttttgattattcttttttttaatactgcttttcatttggtcaaatTTAGGTTTAATGTTCTACACAATGCTGTCTCTTGCTGAGCTGGAAGTACTACTTGGTGGAATTTTGGTTATAGTGTCAGTGCTTTTAAGTTCGGGCCCCCATGATACAACATcataaatatttgttgttgaCTTTCACTCGTTACCATATCCAACACTAGTCACGTGGAAAGCTTTGAGATACTTTTCTGGACGTGTCCGCCACATTTGATGAGGCAGGGCCCTCATAAACTAACACACGTCACCTTGACTGAACTTCATAAATCGACAACCTAAAAAGTGCACAAATTTAAAACCTCTTATTCGCCCTTTTGCACACCCAAATAAATTTGGGAACCAGATTTGCACCAAAAAGCAACACCATAATAATGAATCGCTTTTTTGACActtcacaatggatacattattcatgtgctcacacattcacaccgtggtggcggtaagctacttacctactggggcaggctgacggaagcgtggctgccagtgtgcgcctacggcccttccgaccaccaccaaacatttgcaccttccatacaccagcgtgagtggcactggaggcaatgtgtgttaagtgcccaaggacacaacgacacataactcggggagagcggggatcgaacagtcAATCTTCCGGTTACTGGATGACCGGCTGTTCTTCCTGAGCCACGGCTGCCACAATGATTATGGTACATGCTACTATTGAAATTAACTGTTAGATACACGTGTAAGGTAGCTGTAAACACTCCTGGAAACCTGAGTTTAAAACAAAACCTCTTCTATTTTGTTAGCGTTTTTGTGTGATGTTACCTCTAGAATATCTGGTCAAAAAACATATTCAACATAGAGTAAAGACCGTATCGCTTTTTCATTTCTCAACATATTTCCTGGACACTTTAATTTTGTCAGATGCTCAGCTAAGCCCTTCTCCAATTGACAcgtttgaattaaaaatatccACCAATAAGATTGGATGGGCAGAAATCCTTGGGTGCTCTCCATGTCGACGAAAATGACTGATGTTTCAAAGCACTTCACTTGCCCTTAAAACAGCTGAATTGGCGCAAATGGAGCATGATTGGTCAGGTGAGCAGTGTGGGCAGTAGAATAGGTACTTTTGTCATCGATATGTTTTTTCTTGAATATTATTTCTAATGGAGGAATTTAACAGAGTTTGAAGTGCtcatttaatctatttttttcccgtgGGAAAATTCCACAAAGTTGGCACTGGTAGCCATTTGTCACATTGCTACAACTGCTGCTAAACTAGAACAATACCTATATTTTAATCAACAACTTTTGAATGCATCATTACATTTATAATTGTTTAATCCTTTCTAGAATATTGGAAATTAATTTCATCAGCATAATGCAAtgtaacatttactaactcctggAATCCCTTACAGGTAAAGCGGGAAGTGGGTGATGTCAGCATTTTAGTAAATAATGCTGGCATTGTGACTGGAAAAAAGTTCATGGATGCTCCCGATTCCCTAATCGAAAAGACAATGGAGGTCAACATCATGGCGCACTTCTGGGTCAGTCTTTAATTTCACTTGACagttccattttaaatgcagAATGATTACAGCTTTTGCTGCGCTGTTTCGATATGTCTGCCTACTTTGGCCAGTGGTTAACATGGGGCACTCATGATTTATCTTGAAGGAAATTGTACATAAAATGATGATTGATAGTTTTTGTCTGTATTTCCCCTAACAGACCTATAAGGCCTTCCTTCCTGCCATGATCGCAAATAATCATGGCCATCTGGTCAGTATTGCCAGCTCTGCAGGACTCATTGGAGTCAATGGATTGGCAGGTACGTTATGTTTCTTAAATTGTATAAGTCTGTTTAatcatgtatgtgtgtatatatatgtgtgtgtgtgtgtatatatgtgtgtgtgtgtatatatatatgtatatatatatatatatatataatgtatatatgtgtgtgtatgtatatatgtgtgtgtatgtatatatgtgtgtgtatgtatatatgtgtgtgtatgtatgtatatatgtatgtgtgtatatatatatatatatatatatatatatatatatatatatatatatatatatatatatatatatatgtatgtat is a window of Vanacampus margaritifer isolate UIUO_Vmar chromosome 2, RoL_Vmar_1.0, whole genome shotgun sequence DNA encoding:
- the LOC144044490 gene encoding epidermal retinol dehydrogenase 2-like isoform X1 codes for the protein MNFFLETIQVILLSIWYSVESFIYCFIPKKRKNISGEVVLITGAGSGIGRLMAQEFAAHSTTVVLWDINQEGMKETARLAKQNGAIRVHYYLCDCSDKNEVYRVADQVKREVGDVSILVNNAGIVTGKKFMDAPDSLIEKTMEVNIMAHFWTYKAFLPAMIANNHGHLVSIASSAGLIGVNGLADYCASKFAAVGFAESVGLELLATGKDGIKTTIVCPYFINTGMFDGCQTKWPRLLPILDQNYAAKKIIQAVLTDQVFLLLPKSMYIIAALKNVLQWKVTSLLGLYLGFSVPLDHTDRSLQCRMH
- the LOC144044490 gene encoding epidermal retinol dehydrogenase 2-like isoform X2; protein product: MNFFLETIQVILLSIWYSVESFIYCFIPKKRKNISGEVVLITGAGSGIGRLMAQEFAAHSTTVVLWDINQEGMKETARLAKQNGAIRVHYYLCDCSDKNEVYRVADQVKREVGDVSILVNNAGIVTGKKFMDAPDSLIEKTMEVNIMAHFWTYKAFLPAMIANNHGHLVSIASSAGLIGVNGLADYCASKFAAVGFAESVGLELLATGKDGIKTTIVCPYFINTGMFDGCQTKWPRLLPILDQNYAAKKIIQAVLTDQVFLLLPKSMYIIAALKNILPMKMGILLGYYLGAFNMMDSFQGKNRKND